Genomic window (Paraglaciecola psychrophila 170):
ACATACTACTATTACCATTTACATACCGCTACTTTTTTTTATACTAAATAAATAATTTAATACCTAAGTAATTAAAATATACTCGTCAGTATATTTATCAACAATATAGTGAAAATCAAAAATCATTAGAATGTTTGATGACAAGAAATAGAGTAAATTTGGCGATATATGTCCGAAATATACTAAGGCTGAGACTTGTTACTCCGATTTATAAAAGTTTTATCATTTGTAGTGAGAACATTTTTGAAGATTAGGAAATAAAGTTGGTTGTTAACTATTGTTAACATAACGTTAAAAAATGGGCGGTAAGTCAGCTCAAGGCTGTATCTTTGCTTCAACAAAATTTATGCAGCGTAAACACAAACGAAAGCTACTCAAGATTATTGGTCACACAGTAGAAAACTTATTAAGGAACTTAGCCTTGCTCGATAATAATAACGCCTACAAAAAGCATCTAGATAAGAAATCCGCAAATTTCACGGCACTTTCACCATTAACCTTTATTGACCGGACTGCCAAAGTATACCCAAACCATACCGCAGTTGTTCATGGCAATATCCGCAGAAATTGGGCTGAAACCTATCAACGCTGCCAACAAATGGCTAGCGCCTTAAGTAAATATGGTATTGGTGTAGGCGATACAGTATCGCTCATTGCGCCAAATATCCCGGAGCATTTTGAATTGCATTTTGCAGTCCCTATGTGTGGCGCAGTGCTTAACTCGATCAACACTCGACTCGATTCTGAGAGTTTCGCCTTTATCCTTGAACATGCCGAAGCCAAAGTATTGTTTGTTGATAAAGAATTTAGCGGCATGGTTACCAAAGCGCTTGATATGTTGCCTAATGACTTTTTGGTCATCGATATAGATGACGTTAATTGGCAGGATGGGGAGTTGATTGGCTCTACAGATTACGAAGCTTTTCTAGAAACTGGTGACCAGCATTATAACTGGCAACCCCCGAGTGATGAGTGGGATGCAATTTCTCTAAATTATACCTCAGGCACAACCGGTGATCCTAAAGGCGTGGTCTATCATCATCGAGGGGCCTACCTTAATGCTGTGAGTAACGCAATGTCTTGGGGTATGCAACAGCACCCTGTTTATCTTTGGACGCTCCCCATGTTCCATTGTAATGGGTGGTGCTTTCCATGGACTGTGGCATTGATGGCTGGAGTGAATGTTTGCCTACGCCATGTGCAAGCTGATGCGATATTCGATTTAATCAAGTCAGAAGAAGTTAATTATTTCTGTGGTGCACCAATCGTATTGAATATGCTAAATCTAGCCGATAGTTCATTAAAGTCGGGAATCGAACATAAGGTTAAAGTGATGACTGCTGGCGCTCCACCACCGGCCCAGGTTATAGAAGGAATGGAAGCACTCGGTTTTGAAGTGACACATGTATATGGTTTGACCGAAACCTATGGTCCTTCAGTCGTGTGTGCGTGGCATGACGATTGGAGTAAACAATCCCCGAAAAATCAAGCTCGATTAAAATCTCGCCAAGGGGTTCGAGCACCCATGCTTGACGGCCTGATGGTTGCCGATCCGGATACCCTCATACCCATTCCACAAGATGGAAAAACTATAGGTGAAATCTTTATGCAGGGAAACCTTGTGATGAAGGGTTATCTAAAAAATCCTAAGACTACTGAAAAAGCCTTCAAGGGAGGTTGGTTTCAATCAGGTGATTTGGCAGTTTGGCACCCAGATGGATATATCGAAATTAAGGATAGGTCCAAAGATATAATCATCTCTGGAGGGGAGAATATTTCAAGTATAGAAATTGAAGATGTGCTTTACCGTCATCCATTAGTCCAAGAAGCAGCAGTAGTTGCGATGAAGCATGAAAAGTGGGGCGAAACACCTTGTGCCTTCGTTACCTTGAAATTAGCAGAAACCTGTACTGAGCAGGATTTAATTGACTTCTGTCGCGCTCATATGGCGCATTTTAAGGCCCCTACACGAGTTGTTTTTGGCGAATTACCAAAAACCTCAACAGGTAAAACTAGAAAGTTTGAACTGCGTGAAATAGCAGATAATAACACAGCCTCAGAATAGCAACATATATCAATGATTAGTTCGCTGACTGAGAAGTTAATAGTCAGTGAACGTCTTCTAGTTTCAAATAATTCCCTAAAATCGCCTGATGTTGGGCAATAACATTTATATATTTCGATAAGTGCGGAAAGAGACAGTTGTGAATTTTTGCTATTTAACCTGAATCCTGTTGAAGAAACTAAACTAAATGCCTGTTCCAAGATCCGATCTTTCGACAAAAAGAGATGAATCTAAAAAGGAACAGGCATGAGTAAATTAGTTGAGTTGTTTTGTGATGTCGATTATTTTTGCAAAGTATTTATTCTTCAATGGCGTAAACAACTGCTCGAAGACGCAACGCGAAAACGTCAAAAAGAAGGGCAAAGAGAAGGGCAAATGACCACATATGAAATTATGACGATTGTCGTCAGTTTTCATATGTCACATTACCGTGATTTCAAAAACTACTCTCTTGGGTATGTATCTCTTGTGTACAAAAATGCGTTTCCAAATTTATTGAATTACACACGATTCTACCGGTCATGCCTAGAGTTACCGTGCCCATGTGTGCCTACTTCACATCACTTAAAGGAAAGCCATCAGGACATGAATTCATTGACTCTACAAGCATCAAGGTGTGTCATAACATCGAATACCTAGACATAAAACCTTCGACGGTATCGCTCAACGAGGTAAAGGTACTATGGGTTGGTTTTATGGCTTCAAGCTCCACTTAGTCGTCAATCATCACGGTGAAATTGTTGCTGCGAAAGTCACAACCGGCAATGTGCATGACACTCAACCCATACGTGAATTAGCAGAAGGTTTGACTGATAAATTGTATGGAGACAAAGGCTATTTGAGTAAAGATTTGGAAGCGGATTTATTAGACAAAGGTGTAAGTCTCATCACAACCGTTCGCAAAAATATGAAAGCAAAAGCTATATCGTTGTGGGATAGGGCCATGCTTTCAAGGCGCTATATAATTGAAACAATAAACGACCAACTTAAGAATATTTCTTATATCGAACACTCAAGGCATCGGAGTATGAACAGCTTTATGCTGAATTTACTCGCGGGATTGGTCGCTTATTGTTTAAAAGAAAATAAGCCAAGCTTCAATTTAACTGACGTAGAGCTGAACTCTATGGTCATCGCTTAAGCAGAACTCAGGTTAGCTAAACTACAAAAAGAAGCGGATAGCGTGATACAAGCAATAACTCAGGATAAAGATCAAGCTGTAGCCAGTTTATCTCAAATCAAAAAATCACAGGAATTTGTTGATTCATTAAACCACGTCATTCTTAAAATCAATAATTTGCACGGCGTAATCGAAAAAGAAATAGATGACTAGTTACAACAAACCGATACCACCAATCAAGCACTCTCTAATATTGAACTGCAAAGCACGCAATCGCAGCAGGAAGCCGAAATGATGCAGGAAACATCACACAAATTATCTGATATCTGTATATCTCACACTACATTTTAACACAGACTAGCACGCAAAGTTTTTTTACAAATCATAAGAAAGGCCGCAATCTGCGGCCTTTTTTAATTAATAAAATTAAACATCAAAAGGATGTCTTAATATTATAGTTTCTTTTCTATCAGGACCTGTCGAAATAATATCAATTGGTACACCAGTAAGTTCTTCAAGACGTTTGATATAGTTTTTAGCCGCTTGTGGTAACTCTTCATAATTGGTCACACCAAAAGAGTTTTCACTCCAACCGGGCATGCTTTCATATACAGGCGTAATCAAATCATAACCGTCAGCTGCCATAGGTGGTACATCTTGGATATTACCCAGAGCGTCTTTGTAACCAATACAGATACTTAAACTTTCTAAGCCATCAAGTACGTCCAACTTAGTTAAACAAAAACCAGTAATAGAATTGATTTGTACCGCACGTTTAATAGCAACAGCGTCAAACCAACCGGTGCGACGTTTGCGACCTGTTGTGGCACCAAATTCATGGCCTTTAACGCCAAGATGCTGACCTACTTCACAGTCTAGTTCTGTTGGGAAGGGGCCCGAACCAACACGAGTGGTGTACGCTTTAACGATACCCAATACATAATCCAAGTTAAGTGGGCCAAAACCAGCGCCAGTAGCAACTCCGCCTACTGTGGTATTAGATGACGTTACATAAGGGTAAGTACCGTGGTCAATATCCAGCAATGTGCCTTGAGCGCCTTCAAACATAATGGCATCGCCACGCAAGCGCGCTTTATCCAATACGTCCGTCACATCGACTACCATAGCTTTTAAAATATCAGCTACCGCTAGTGCATCAGCTAATACTTTTTCGTAACTGACTGGCTCAACTTTATAATAATTGGTTAGCATAAAGTTATGGTATTCAAGGACTTCTTTTAACTTAACCGCAAAGTCTTCAGGATTAAACAAGTCGCCAACACGCAAACCACGGCGCGAGACTTTGTCTTCATAGGCTGGACCAATACCACGGCCAGTGGTGCCTATAGCTTTATTACCTCGGGCTTTTTCGCGAGCTAAGTCTAGCTCTACATGATATGGCAAAATAAGCGGACAAGCTTCGCTGATAACCAAGCGTTCTTTAACTGGTACACCGCGCGCTTCTAGCATGGCTGTTTCTTCGAGCAGCGCTTCAGGACTTAGCACGACACCATTGCCAATAACACAGGTTACGTTTTCACGTAAAATTCCTGACGGAATAAGGTGCAATATGGTTTTTTCACCGTCGATAACAAGTGTATGACCCGCGTTGTGGCCACCTTGATAACGCACTACATAAGTTGCTTGATCTGTGAGTAAATCAACAACCTTACCTTTACCCTCGTCACCCCATTGGGTGCCAAGTACAACAACATTTTTAGCCATGAAATAGAAGGGAGTAATAAAATTAGGCGAGGATTCTAACAAAAAACAATCTGCATCTAAATAGCAAAATCGCGCAGCTTATAATCAATTGTATAATGGCTAACAAATACATGCCTGAGACTAAAGCAAGAAAATCAAACTAACGACGCCAATAGTGACCAAAATACCTCCCATCGTGCGTAATTGAGTAACTGGCTGCTGCGAAATTTGTTGCAGGAAATGTTGCCATTTGTTGGCAAATAACATCGGCCCAATCCCTTCTACAATCAAAACAATGGCTATCGCCATCAGGATTACTTCGCCAAACGAATACATTGATAAAACCTCGAATTAGATAAAATATAAGCTAGGATAATACGCCGGTTGGCTAACGCAAATAAACTGACAAATAATTATTTAACTATTCTCACTCCCCTAAAAATTAGATTTATGAAAATTAAACTTTTAATGAACAGTCCAACACGCTTTGTTCTATCTAAGTGAGCTTTCTTAAGCGCTTGAGTTAATCTGCGTAACTGCTGCCTAGTGCGCGAAATGGTAACTCTAATCCCAATTCGGGCACTTCTAACCCCACCCATTGAGGAAATGTATTGCTATTAGGGCCAGGAAATAATGTGTATTCATTTGCCCAAGGATAGCGAGCTACAGCGTCTGCAATTCGCGGAATAAGCTTATTGGCCTTTGCTCCAATAATGGACAACACTTTTTCGGGTTTGGCACCATACCAGTAAGTATCAGGTGTGGTCGTTTTATATTCACGAAGTGCAGGCAGGCCACTGCTTACTCGCCAACCCACTACTTCGTAAACTGTATACTCGGCCGCATTTTGTGGTTTAACCGCTATCCAAGTGTGAACTGCAAACCAACCTCGCCAACTAAACGCATCGGCTGCATACACCTCAATAACAGCACTTTTCTCAATTGTTGGATCAGCAGCCATACCAGCAGGCTCACGACTTGCGTCACGCCAATTAGTATTGGTACAACCCACCAACAATCCAAAAACTAAAATAACCACAACAATTTTATTCACAATTCACCTCAATGACGCAATTCTCTAAACTGTAATAGAGTCTTTGACAGATACTTTTGACCACAAATGGGAACAGTTTTTAACAAAGGCTTGATGAATAGGGTGAGCTTGATATTCACTCTGTCCAGCTAAGTCATCAAACATCATTAATTCAGATACCTGAAAGCTATTATCAACTACATCACGTTTTTCAGTGGTAGCAGGCAGACCTATGTGTAACGCTTTAACCGCTGGGACTTGTCTTAGTGTTTGTAGGCCCGCAATCAATTGATCGCGGTCAGCCACAGAGTCTGAATTTTTTAACCAAAAATAGGCCGTATGGATCAGTTGTGTTTTTGTTGTCATCAATTGTTCTCCTTTTGCGACACTCGCAACTAAGCTTGCACCTGTTAATGCGATAAATTGTCTTCTATTTAATGTTCTCATTTTAACTCGTCTTCTTTGCCTAAAGTACTCATTATTGTTGATCGGGCTTGGTAGTCACACGTTTATGTAGGCGTTCTCAATTTGTTCATGTTCTTTTTTACAGCCTACAGTTTAGCGACAATTTGAATTGCAAAATATTATCATTATTGATTAAGAACAACTCTCATTAATCAGGCAAATTAATCAATCTAAGCTGTTCGAGAAGTTGCTTCTGTTACTAATTACAAATTTTGACACCATTTAAATCAATTCTACGAGGATCCAAACCATTCAATTCTGAATAACTTAAGTTACAACCTTGCAAATGAAACTGACTCTAGCAATCTTCTGAAAATTCCCCCCGACTCCAATCGACCACTCTTAAGGGAGCGCCATATAGATTGGTACCAATCCATCTATTTACAAATAGGTCTGACCTGGTCAACCTAATACGACTACATCAGTTTAGCTACTTTTTGTAATTCATTGTTTTGTGTTCAAAAGTATTTAGGACTTTGGTAATCCAAGTACGAATGCAGTCTATGGCTGTTGTACCACATGGTCATGTAATTCAAGATGTCTTGTTGGGCGCTAAATCGTGAAGAGTAATTACGCCAATGCACCCGTTCTTGCTTTAGACTCCCGAAGAAGCTTTGCTTGCATATTGTAAACCTTGGTCTGAATGCACAATCAATCTTGCTTTGGGTTGTCGTTGCCATATTGCCATGGTTAATGCGTCACACACTAAGCTGGCCTTCATTCTTGAACTCATACTCCAACCCACGACTTTGCGTGAATATAAATCAATCACCACCGCTAAATACAACCAGCCTTCTGATATCTAAACGTAGGTGATATCCTGCACATAATGCACATAAGCTTGGTCAGGCTTTTGTGCTGCAAAATCTTGCTTTAGCTCATTGTCATAAATGGGCTTTTTATGGTCACTGTTGGTGGTGGCTTTATATTTCTTTTTATACCGCACCCACACGCCTGCTTCTTTCATCAATTGAGCTGTTTTCCTGCGACTCACTGGAAAGCTCAGCGTATTCAATACTTTTTGAATGCGTCTCGCCATAGGTATTATCGCTGAACCTGGCGATATCTTTTACCCCTTCCAGCATCTCTTGATGCGTTAAACCATCAGGTTTATCCGTTTGACGCTTCTGGTAACGGTAATAATTGTTACTTTGTACACCGAGTAGTCTGCACATTAAGCGCACAGGCCAGGTCTTCTTATATCGGGTAATAAACGAATACTTCACTTCTTTTTTTTGGCAAAGAAGACCGTCGCTTTTTTTTATATCTCACGCTCCATTTCGAGACGCTTGACTTGCCCCTTCAAGCTGCGGATTTCGGCTTGTTCGGGTGTCAGGGTGCCATTACCTCGAAAAGCATGACCATTATCATCTTCGGCCTCTTTGAGCCAACGACCGAGTATCTGAGGACTGAGGCCTAAATTCCTAGCCGCCTCTACACGACTGTATTTTTGCTCTACCACCAATGCGATGGCATCCAATTTAAATTCTTTTGAATATTTCTTACGTGCTGTCATTACCTATCTCCAGTTAAGGGTATTATGTCTTAACTTAGGTAGTCGGATCTATTCAACCACGTCAGATTGATCGTTTCTTGGTATCTGAGTTGATTAATAACAGCCTGCATCTCTCCACGAATACGTTTAACCTCACCTAATCCTAAGGAATGAATATCAACAACTGACATTTGAGTTGTAGTATAAAAATTACTACGGTTTTGATAGTAGGCTGTGCCGTTTGGTAAGGATATAGCAGCAATGTTAGTTTTACTCTTAGGAATATATTCTAAGACTAGAAAATCGTAAAAATTTTGATGCGCTTTAAAACATGCTTCGAAATGATTTTTGCAGCTTGTTCAGTTAATTTTTATTGTTGAATGGAATCAACGCTATTAGCCAAAAGATCATGAAAGGGTGCATAGTATATACTATCTTCAGGTGAGTCATGAATAAAGGCTTTGACTGGATCTTCAAACCTTGCAAAACAACCTTAAGTTGAATGAACCCGGTTCGTATACCTTTTCTCCATCAAATTAACCTGTTGCTCAAAATAAGATGGAAACTGTTTAAGTCATGCTAAATAATTTTGATAATCCAAGACGGTTCCAAAGCGACTAGAGTGCGGTAAAAAAGCTAAACTACTGTGGAAGCTAGATTCTGATGTAAGCGGCATATAATGCGCATTAAAACTGTATTCATCTATATTTTTTTGCAAATTTCTTTGTTGAATTAACAAACTTATTTGCTCAGTTCTGTTTAATTCGGCTGTATCTATGAGAGATGGTTTTTTAAAAATTCACGAAATTGAGAGTCTTGGTTCAACAGAGCATCAGGGGAAATGTCAGCAAGTTTATTATCAAAATCATGAACCCCTTGGCTTGTTGCGAAGGTAGGGCTAATGGATAAATTATATTGCCAAATTTCATCAAGCAATGGCTGTAACTTACTTGAACCTGTAGCAGAACATATATAGGATAAAAGACTCAATATTAATAAACAGTATAACTTTTTCATACTTCTGCCCTAGTCTCAATAAACGCTATTTAAAAGTGTTTTTAGGCGTATAAATTGGAGTTGGAAAAGCTGCGACCTTATCCGATAGTGCAGTGATCTTTGAAGTGCCTTGTTTCTTCACCTCATCGATACGTAATACACTGTGCATAGGTACGTATGTGCGCGTGACGTCAGCAAATTCATCTTTTAACTTTTCGTGACTAGGATCTAATACCAAACTGGTGTGGGTATCCCAAACAAAATTTCCAATCTCGATAAATCCAAACATACTTCCTTGGCAAACTTCTCGCACATAAAGTTCATAACGTTCACCGTTAGCGATAAATTGGATGCGGAACAAATGTTTTTCACTAGACATAATTACTACTCAATATATTAAGCTGCTATCCCAGTTACAATAAACAGGGTTACAAATAGGCATGTTATAGATTACCTATCAATGGAGATGGTCTGACTAATAGCAAGGCTTATCAAAGCTTGTTCTGGCATATTTTTATCGACTAGTGACTGCATGAGCTATTTATCAATAACTAACAAAAAATCCATGTGGGTTGCTCGTTTAATAACGCATCACTGTTTAATAGCTAAAGGGCCTAATAAAGCTTGCGTGGCTAACTGTAATTCATCAGTATCACCAGCCAAAATGGCATTAACGGCGAAACCTTGGACATAACTTGTCAGCTGTAACGCGGTCGATTCGATATTAATATGAGTGTGCACTTGTCCTAGGCCTTGGGCTTTTTCTAAGCACCCAATAAAGTCAATCTGTAAACGATCAAGATAATGGCGGCCAATTTCTTGTACTTTTAGATCATCGAAGCCTAATTCGGTAATACAGTTTATTAACAAACACCCTTTGCCTTTGATATGTTCAACGTAGTCAGAAAAAAATGCGCTAATAGAATCAAGCCCGTGATTAGACTCCAAATGTTTCATTAACTTGTTTAGTTGGGTTGTTTGATAATGCTTTAATACTATGTATAGGAAGGTTTGTTTGCTACCAAATTCGATATAAAATCCCCTTCTATTGAAGTCGGTTCGGGCGATAATTTCATCCATAATGGCACCGTGATAACCATGCTCTAAAAACACGTCAATGGCTTGGCTTAAAATGGAATCAACGTTGTATTGGGCTTTACGAGGCATTGCTATCAACTTGTGTTGGCAGAATATATGTTCTTAACAGGGTAGCCGAGTCAAATTGTCTGTCAAGGTTGTAGTCGCCGTACATCTCGCTTAATCTGAAAAATTATAAAAGGCAGATTCAAGTTTGAAGTGCATAACCTCTAAGCAGCTATAGCCACCATGTGTTCAGCCATCAATTTGGCTGGCGTTTTATAATTTAGTTTCTTTCTTGGTCTGTTATTGAGATTGACTATTACATCTTGAACGGCTGATTGCGATACCTTTTTAAAGTCTGTTGATTTCGGCCAATATTGTCGTAATAGACCATTGGTATTTTCATTCAAGCCTCGTTGCCACGAACAATAAGGGTCTGCAAAATACACATCACATTTCAATCTTTCAGTCATCTGTTCATGGTACGCAAACTCTTTACCATTATCCGCTGTAATCGTGAGTACAGCGCTTTTAAACGGCGCTAACAAGGCGATGGTGGCTGCTGTGAATGTTTTTTCTGACTTGTCATCTACACGTCTCGAAACGGTAAAACTCGTTTTGCGCTCTACAATCGTGACCAGTGCGCCACTGTGACCTTTGCCAATAACGAGGTCAATTTCCCAATCACCCATTCTACTTTTATCATCAACAACGTGTGGACGCTCATCGATACTTATACGGTTCTTAATAAACCCTCTGCCAGCTTGTTTATCCTTACTACGTGATTGATAAGCTTTACCTTTCCTACGTAAATGTTGGAATAAATAACCACCATTT
Coding sequences:
- a CDS encoding DUF885 family protein, producing MPKSKTNIAAISLPNGTAYYQNRSNFYTTTQMSVVDIHSLGLGEVKRIRGEMQAVINQLRYQETINLTWLNRSDYLS
- a CDS encoding DUF3750 domain-containing protein, yielding MNKIVVVILVFGLLVGCTNTNWRDASREPAGMAADPTIEKSAVIEVYAADAFSWRGWFAVHTWIAVKPQNAAEYTVYEVVGWRVSSGLPALREYKTTTPDTYWYGAKPEKVLSIIGAKANKLIPRIADAVARYPWANEYTLFPGPNSNTFPQWVGLEVPELGLELPFRALGSSYAD
- a CDS encoding TetR/AcrR family transcriptional regulator — its product is MPRKAQYNVDSILSQAIDVFLEHGYHGAIMDEIIARTDFNRRGFYIEFGSKQTFLYIVLKHYQTTQLNKLMKHLESNHGLDSISAFFSDYVEHIKGKGCLLINCITELGFDDLKVQEIGRHYLDRLQIDFIGCLEKAQGLGQVHTHINIESTALQLTSYVQGFAVNAILAGDTDELQLATQALLGPLAIKQ
- a CDS encoding acyl-CoA synthetase; the encoded protein is MGGKSAQGCIFASTKFMQRKHKRKLLKIIGHTVENLLRNLALLDNNNAYKKHLDKKSANFTALSPLTFIDRTAKVYPNHTAVVHGNIRRNWAETYQRCQQMASALSKYGIGVGDTVSLIAPNIPEHFELHFAVPMCGAVLNSINTRLDSESFAFILEHAEAKVLFVDKEFSGMVTKALDMLPNDFLVIDIDDVNWQDGELIGSTDYEAFLETGDQHYNWQPPSDEWDAISLNYTSGTTGDPKGVVYHHRGAYLNAVSNAMSWGMQQHPVYLWTLPMFHCNGWCFPWTVALMAGVNVCLRHVQADAIFDLIKSEEVNYFCGAPIVLNMLNLADSSLKSGIEHKVKVMTAGAPPPAQVIEGMEALGFEVTHVYGLTETYGPSVVCAWHDDWSKQSPKNQARLKSRQGVRAPMLDGLMVADPDTLIPIPQDGKTIGEIFMQGNLVMKGYLKNPKTTEKAFKGGWFQSGDLAVWHPDGYIEIKDRSKDIIISGGENISSIEIEDVLYRHPLVQEAAVVAMKHEKWGETPCAFVTLKLAETCTEQDLIDFCRAHMAHFKAPTRVVFGELPKTSTGKTRKFELREIADNNTASE
- a CDS encoding DUF1820 family protein, which produces MSSEKHLFRIQFIANGERYELYVREVCQGSMFGFIEIGNFVWDTHTSLVLDPSHEKLKDEFADVTRTYVPMHSVLRIDEVKKQGTSKITALSDKVAAFPTPIYTPKNTFK
- a CDS encoding adenylosuccinate synthase, which codes for MAKNVVVLGTQWGDEGKGKVVDLLTDQATYVVRYQGGHNAGHTLVIDGEKTILHLIPSGILRENVTCVIGNGVVLSPEALLEETAMLEARGVPVKERLVISEACPLILPYHVELDLAREKARGNKAIGTTGRGIGPAYEDKVSRRGLRVGDLFNPEDFAVKLKEVLEYHNFMLTNYYKVEPVSYEKVLADALAVADILKAMVVDVTDVLDKARLRGDAIMFEGAQGTLLDIDHGTYPYVTSSNTTVGGVATGAGFGPLNLDYVLGIVKAYTTRVGSGPFPTELDCEVGQHLGVKGHEFGATTGRKRRTGWFDAVAIKRAVQINSITGFCLTKLDVLDGLESLSICIGYKDALGNIQDVPPMAADGYDLITPVYESMPGWSENSFGVTNYEELPQAAKNYIKRLEELTGVPIDIISTGPDRKETIILRHPFDV
- a CDS encoding Dabb family protein, translated to MRTLNRRQFIALTGASLVASVAKGEQLMTTKTQLIHTAYFWLKNSDSVADRDQLIAGLQTLRQVPAVKALHIGLPATTEKRDVVDNSFQVSELMMFDDLAGQSEYQAHPIHQAFVKNCSHLWSKVSVKDSITV
- a CDS encoding DUF2065 domain-containing protein, encoding MAIAIVLIVEGIGPMLFANKWQHFLQQISQQPVTQLRTMGGILVTIGVVSLIFLL